A single region of the Serinus canaria isolate serCan28SL12 chromosome 11, serCan2020, whole genome shotgun sequence genome encodes:
- the IRX3 gene encoding iroquois-class homeodomain protein IRX-3 — MSFPQLGYQYIRPLYPAERPGSGGSRGGAELAPSGTLSNVLSSMYGAPYAAAAAAQGYGAFLPYAAELPIFPQLGAQYELKESPGVQHAAFPPHHPAFYPYGQYQFGDPSRPKNATRESTSTLKAWLNEHRKNPYPTKGEKIMLAIITKMTLTQVSTWFANARRRLKKENKMTWAPRSRTDEEGNSYGSDHEGEEDKREDEEEIDLENIDTENIESNKDELEDDLQDADLLHSDSKTDSEGSEGFEDLPGSEERYDKASEGEPHHLRHHHLHHHHHHHHHHKCELPATAAPVGPEPLKPPLPPPPPHLSPPSSASSSAASSPTDGALAGSLPKPKIWSLAETATSPDNPRKSPGGGSPPAAAPLPLPTPPPHRLVSSCPLGKFPNWTNRAFPAHHHHHPPHPLALLNTPHLLGLGAASAAPTAAAFPRPADQAQSAEPVGADRSSALEVEKKLLKTAFQPVQRRPQNQLDAAMVLSALSSS, encoded by the exons ATGTCTTTCCCCCAGCTGGGCTACCAGTACATCAGGCCGCTTTACCCGGCGGAGCGCCCGGGGAGCGGCGGCTCCCGCGGCGGCGCCGAGCTGGCCCCGTCCGGGACCCTCTCCAACGTGCTCTCCTCCATGTACGGCGCGCCCtacgccgccgccgccgccgcccagGGCTACGGAGCCTTCCTGCCCTACGCCGCAGAGCTGCCCATCTTCCCCCAGCTG GGCGCCCAGTACGAGCTGAAGGAGAGCCCGGGGGTGCAGCACGCCGCcttccccccccaccacccTGCCTTCTATCCCTACGGGCAGTACCAGTTCGGGGACCCGTCGCGGCCCAAGAACGCCACTCGGGAAAGCACCAGCACCCTCAAGGCCTGGCTCAACGAGCACCGGAAAAATCCCTACCCCACCAAGGGCGAGAAGATCATGCTGGCCATCATCACCAAAATGACCCTCACCCAGGTCTCCACCTGGTTCGCCAACGCGCGGCGGCGGCTCAAGAAGGAGAACAAAATGACCTGGGCCCCTCGCAGCAGGACGGACGAGGAGGGCAACTCCTACGGGAGCGACCACGAGGGGGAAGAGGACAAGAGGGAGGACGAGGAGGAGATCGACCTCGAGAACATCGACACAGAGAATATCGAAAGCAACAAGGACGAGCTCGAGGACGATCTACAGGATGCCGACCTCCTGCACTCTGACTCCAAAACGGACTCGGAGGGATCCGAAGGCTTTGAGGACCTGCCCGGTTCCGAGGAGCGCTACGACAAGGCCTCCGAGGGGGAGCCGCACCACCTCCGCCACCACCAcctgcaccaccaccaccatcaccaccaccaccacaagTGCGAGCTGCCCGCCACGGCCGCACCCGTCGGCCCGGAGCCCCTCAagccgccgctcccgccgccgccgccccacCTCTCGcccccctcctctgcctcttcctccgCCGCCTCCTCCCCGACGGACGGCGCTTTGGCCGGCTCCTTGCCGAAACCCAAGATCTGGTCGCTGGCCGAGACCGCCACCAGCCCGGACAACCCCCGCAAGTCTCCCGGCGGCGGCTCACCGCCGGCGGCCGCCCCGCTGCCGCTGCCCACCCCGCCGCCCCACAGACTCgtctcctcctgccccctggGCAAGTTCCCCAACTGGACCAACCGCGCATTCCCggcccaccaccaccaccaccccccgCACCCGCTGGCCTTACTGAACACTCCCcacctgctggggctgggggccgCCTCCGCCGCCCCCACCGCCGCCGCCTTCCCGCGGCCCGCGGACCAGGCGCAGAGCGCGGAGCCCGTCGGAGCAG ATCGATCTAGTGCCTTGGAAGTAGAGAAAAAGTTACTAAAGACAGCTTTCCAGCCAGTGCAGAGGCG GCCCCAGAACCAACTTGACGCCGCTATGGTTCTATCGGCGCTCTCATCATCATag